The Eriocheir sinensis breed Jianghai 21 unplaced genomic scaffold, ASM2467909v1 Scaffold323, whole genome shotgun sequence genome window below encodes:
- the LOC126991707 gene encoding piggyBac transposable element-derived protein 4-like, whose translation MATQRQAGTYGPTEPREILALLGVLIAAGQQRITISLLEMWSAVTGCPLYRAAMSKGRFEFLVSCLRFDNPDTRVERLKEDKFAPVRKVWDMFIDNCRRLYVPRENLTVDEQLLGFRGKCPFRMYIPNKPAKYGIKLVLICDASTKYMLGGIPYLGKQGTRPRDGVNLGHYLTRELTRPYHGSNRNVTTDNWFTSVPLIVDLLNNCGMTLVGTMRANKPEIPSEMKTKETRLHGSSAFLFTNAMTFVSYVAKTSRRNKKMVLLMSSQHTQPTIAPGGKPEIIEFYNSTKGGVDTFDQMCATTSCSRKTRRWPLCVWYGILNAATINAFIVSSENRARAGTKLLARRTFMMDVAMALITPWAQARLSTPSLSRNLRNLIDTVCELPSDGIAAGTPGTSFADSRSPLVRCSECSSRADRKTRHRCNRCALPKCPRHLYPVCGNCV comes from the coding sequence ATGGCAACTCAAAGACAAGCAGGCACATATGGTCCTACAGAACCAAGAGAGATATTAGCACTCCTGGGAGTGCTAATAGCAGCAGGGCAACAGAGGATAACCATCTCCCTTCTTGAGATGTGGAGTGCCGTCACTGGGTGTCCCCTGTATCGAGCAGCAATGTCCAAGGGGAGGTTCGAGTTTCTGGTCTCCTGTCTGCGGTTTGACAACCCAGACACGCGTGTGGAGAGGCTGAAAGAGGACAAGTTTGCCCCTGTGAGGAAAGTGTGGGACATGTTCATCGACAACTGCAGGCGGCTGTATGTCCCACGCGAGAACCTCACTGTGGATGAACAACTGTTGGGGTTTAGAGGGAAGTGCCCCTTCAGGATGTACATTCCCAACAAACCTGCAAAATATGGCATCAAGCTCGTCCTCATCTGTGACGCCAGCACCAAGTACATGCTTGGTGGCATACCCTACCTTGGCAAGCAGGGGACAAGGCCACGGGATGGGGTCAACCTTGGTCATTATTTGACAAGAGAACTGACCAGGCCATACCACGGCTCCAATAGAAATGTGACCACGGACAACTGGTTCACATCAGTGCCTCTCATTGTTGACCTCCTCAACAACTGTGGAATGACACTTGTTGGCACAATGAGAGCAAACAAGCCTGAAATTCCCAGTGAGATGAAGACCAAGGAAACAAGACTCCATGGATCAAGTGCCTTTCTGTTCACCAATGCGATGACGTTTGTGTCGTATGTGGCAAAGACTTCACGAAGAAACAAGAAGATGGTCCTACTCATGTCATCCCAGCACACCCAGCCTACCATTGCACCAGGGGGCAAGCCAGAGATCATAGAGTTCTACAATTCTACAAAAGGAGGGGTCGACACATTCGACCAAATGTGTGCCACAACTTCCTGTTCAAGAAAGACACGACGCTGGCCCCTCTGTGTGTGGTATGGCATTCTCAATGCTGCGACCATCAATGCCTTCATCGTCAGCAGCGAGAATCGGGCAAGGGCAGGCACCAAACTACTGGCAAGGAGGACCTTTATGATGGATGTGGCGATGGCACTCATCACTCCCTGGGCCCAAGCACGTCTGTCAACACCATCCCTGTCCCGAAACCTTCGCAACTTGATAGACACTGTCTGTGAGCTGCCATCAGACGGTATTGCTGCTGGGACACCAGGGACATCCTTTGCAGACAGCCGCTCCCCCCTGGTACGCTGTTCTGAGTGCTCTAGTAGGGCAGACAGGAAGACCCGGCACCGATGCAACAGGTGTGCCCTACCCAAGTGCCCTCGACACCTGTACCCTGTCTGTGGTAACTGCGTATAA
- the LOC126991700 gene encoding nuclear pore complex protein Nup58-like, with the protein MFTSTPRKGRASATTSAAIPAASTSAAVPADPATISTAADPATTSAAVPAASTSAAAPAPATSAAAAAATPARGVRRGRGLQEADVPPVVDFNRTTISSRNNFRWSCQPQHSHAHRRLSKTSWEDILQGQLMRQGV; encoded by the coding sequence atgtTCACGTCCACACCAagaaaaggtcgtgcctctgccaCAACCTCTGCTGCTATCCCTGCTGCCAGTACCTCTGCTGCTGTCCCTGCTGACCCTGCCACTATCTCTACTGCTGCTGATCCTGCCACAACCTCTGCTGCTGTCCCTGCTGCCAGTacctctgctgctgctcctgccccTGCAActtccgctgctgctgctgctgccaccccTGCCAGGGGTGTACGAAGGGGAAGAGGCCTCCAGGAGGCTGATGTTCCACCTGTCGTCGACTTCAACAGGACGACCATTTCCTCCAGAAACAATTTTAGGTGGAGCTGTCAACCTCAGCACAGTCATGCACACAGGAGGTTGTCAAAAACATCATGGGAAGATATACTCCAGGGCCAGCTCATGAGGCAAGGGGTGTAG